Genomic window (Staphylococcus debuckii):
AAATATTCTACTGCTTTCAAAGTTTCAGGGTCACGATATAATCCTACATGCCCTACTCTTGCAGCTGGAATCAAACTTAAGATACCTTGAGTCATTCCTAAACCAGCTCTTAAAATAGGTACAAATGCTAATTTTTTTCCTGACAATCTCTTCGCAGTTGTTTTGGTAACAGGCGTTTCAATTTCAACGTCTTGAAGTTCTAAATCTCTTGTTACTTCGTAAGCCATCAACATACCGACTTCGTCAACTAGTTCTCTGAATTCTTTAGTGCCCGTGTTTGCATCACGGATATAACTCATTTTATGTTGAATAAGCGGATGGTCAAATACATGTACTTTACCCATAACGGTGTTGCCTCCTAGTTTATCTTATTTATATAATGGATGTTTTGAAGTCAAGGCTGCTACACGATCACTTGCTTCTTTTAATTTCGCATCATCCTTAGGATTTTGAACGACTAAGCTGATAATTTTAGCTACTTCTTCAAAATCTGCCTCTTGGAATCCGCGTGTTGTAGCTGCTGGCGTACCTAAGCGCAAACCACTTGTAACGAAAGGTTTTTCTTGATCGAACGGAATTGTGTTCTTGTTACAAGTAATACCTACTTCGTCTAAAGCTTCTTCCGCTTCTTTACCTGTAACACCGAATGAACCTTTAACATCAACTGCTACTAAGTGGTTATCAGTACCGCCTGAAACAACTCTGAAGCCTTCTTTAACCAATGTTTCAGCTAAGACTTTCGCATTCTTAATCACTTGTTCTTGATAATCTTTGAAATCAGAGTTCAATGCTTCACCAAATGCTACTGCTTTCGCAGCGATTACGTGCTCTAAAGGTCCGCCTTGAATACCTGGGAAGATTGTTTTGTCAATTTGTTTAGCATATTCTTCTTTAGTAAGAATCATTCCGCCACGAGGGCCTCTTAGAGTCTTATGTGTTGTTGTAGTTACAAAGTCAGCATAGTCAACAGGATTTTGATGCAATCCAGCTGCAACAAGACCAGCGATATGTGCCATATCTACCATAAGTTTAGCTCCGACTTCATCAGCAATTTCTTTGAATTTCTTGAAGTCGATTTCACGAGGATAAGCAGATGCGCCTGCAACAATTAACTTAGGTTTGTTTTCTTTTGCAAGACGACGTACTTCTTCATAGTCGATACGTTCTGTTTCTTTATCTACTCCATATTCAACAAAGTTGTAAAACTTACCGCTGAAATTCACTTTGGCACCATGAGTTAAATGACCACCATGGCTTAAATTCATACCTAATACAGTATCGCCATACTCTAACGCTACTAAATAAACTGCCATATTAGCTTGGGAGCCTGAATGCGGTTGAACATTTACATGTTCAGCTCCGAATAGTTCTTTCGCACGTTCAATTGCTAATGTTTCAGTAACATCAACATATTGACAACCACCATAATAGCGACGGCCGGAATATCCTTCCGCATACTTATTCGTTAATACTGAACCTTGGGCTTCCATAACTGCTTCAGATACAAAGTTTTCAGATGCAATAAGTTCAATGTTGTTATTCTGACGGTTGTATTCATTTTGAATTGCTTCAAATACTGCTTTGTCTTCCTTTTCGATAAATGACATGACATCATTCCCCCAATTCGATTAGTTATAAAGTATAGTGAGCACGTTCGCCGCCAATCAATTTCGGTCTGGAAGAAGCAATCGTGACAATTGCATCTCCGACTGTTTTGACTGAAGTACGAACAGGAATGGCAACATGTTTAATATGCATCCCAATCATAGTTTGTCCAATATCGATTCCACGCGTTGCTGTGATTGCTTCGACTACCATCGGGTCTTTCATATGACGATAAGCATATGTGGACATACTGCCTCCAGCATGGACAGCAGGTACAACTGTAACTTCTTCCATTGTAAGTGGATTGAAATGTTCACGTTCGATTGTAATTGCCCTATTAATGTGCTCACATCCTTGAAAAGCGAAAATAACGCCAGTATCATTACTTACTTTCATTAAAGCGTCAAAGATTTGCTGTGCGACATCAATTGAACCTACAGAACCGATTCTTTCTCCAAGCACTTCAGATGTAGAACAACCGATAACACAAATTTCACCAGCTTTAAAGAAATCTTGTTCTTGTAATTCGTCTAGCAATAACTTCAAATTTTCCATTTAATTCCACCCCTTTGTTTATTGATAATATCGAAATCAAGCAAACAGAAAATATATTTTTCTTGTTAACTTGACTTTAATACAAGCAAACGATGCTTTATGGGATTATTATAACGCATTTGTATCTTAACTTATACTAATTATTCATAGAAAGTCGATGCGATGTTGCAATTCCGTAACCAAATAATAGAGCTCTTTATAAATTTTTTGATAATCAGAATAGCTGCCACCATAAGGGTCTGAAACCTCTCCTGGCTGTTCGATATATTCATAAAGCGTATAAACAGGCAATGGTTGCGCATACATCATTTGTATTTGTTGTTTATGATCTGCAGTCATTGTTAAGATTAAATCTGCATCCAAGTCTACTTCTCGTAACTGCTGTGCATGTGTCGGAGGTGTGAAATTTTCCTCTGCTAAAATTTGTGCAGCATATACAGACGGCGGCTGGCTATCCATAGCGAATAATCCTCGAGACATAATCTCATGCTGCGGCAGTAACTTTTTTGCAATACTCTCAGCTATAGGACTTCTGCAAGTATTACCTGTACACACAAAAATTATTTTCATAGTTGAGCAGCTCCTATTTCTTGATTTCCAGTAGCTTTTGCCAAGCGATTTAAAAAAGCATGACTTTCATCATTTTCACGGAATTTAAAAATATAACCTTGATCAATGTTGTCATCGGTATCTAACTCGTGCAGAATTTGATATAAATTATGATTGGCGTTTTTCAAATCTGACTCGTCTACACTTAATTCTCTATACA
Coding sequences:
- the upp gene encoding uracil phosphoribosyltransferase; this translates as MGKVHVFDHPLIQHKMSYIRDANTGTKEFRELVDEVGMLMAYEVTRDLELQDVEIETPVTKTTAKRLSGKKLAFVPILRAGLGMTQGILSLIPAARVGHVGLYRDPETLKAVEYFVKLPQDIEEREIVVVDPMLATGASAIEAINSLKTRGAKNIRFMCLIAAPEGVEKLQEAHPDVDIFIAALDEKLNDKAYITPGLGDAGDRLFGTK
- the glyA gene encoding serine hydroxymethyltransferase, whose amino-acid sequence is MSFIEKEDKAVFEAIQNEYNRQNNNIELIASENFVSEAVMEAQGSVLTNKYAEGYSGRRYYGGCQYVDVTETLAIERAKELFGAEHVNVQPHSGSQANMAVYLVALEYGDTVLGMNLSHGGHLTHGAKVNFSGKFYNFVEYGVDKETERIDYEEVRRLAKENKPKLIVAGASAYPREIDFKKFKEIADEVGAKLMVDMAHIAGLVAAGLHQNPVDYADFVTTTTHKTLRGPRGGMILTKEEYAKQIDKTIFPGIQGGPLEHVIAAKAVAFGEALNSDFKDYQEQVIKNAKVLAETLVKEGFRVVSGGTDNHLVAVDVKGSFGVTGKEAEEALDEVGITCNKNTIPFDQEKPFVTSGLRLGTPAATTRGFQEADFEEVAKIISLVVQNPKDDAKLKEASDRVAALTSKHPLYK
- a CDS encoding TIGR01440 family protein gives rise to the protein MENLKLLLDELQEQDFFKAGEICVIGCSTSEVLGERIGSVGSIDVAQQIFDALMKVSNDTGVIFAFQGCEHINRAITIEREHFNPLTMEEVTVVPAVHAGGSMSTYAYRHMKDPMVVEAITATRGIDIGQTMIGMHIKHVAIPVRTSVKTVGDAIVTIASSRPKLIGGERAHYTL
- a CDS encoding low molecular weight protein arginine phosphatase; translation: MKIIFVCTGNTCRSPIAESIAKKLLPQHEIMSRGLFAMDSQPPSVYAAQILAEENFTPPTHAQQLREVDLDADLILTMTADHKQQIQMMYAQPLPVYTLYEYIEQPGEVSDPYGGSYSDYQKIYKELYYLVTELQHRIDFL